In Actinomycetota bacterium, the sequence GCCGCCCTGGTCGCCGCCGACGCCGCCATCAGCCTGCCCGACGGGCTCGAGGCCGCCGCCCGCTCGATCGACGAGGGCCGGGCCCGCGACACCCTCGACGCCTGGGTCGAGAGCTCGCGCCGCGCCGCCGCCGACGCCTAGTCCCGGTCAGTCCGGCTGGCCGGCCTCGAAGCCGACCGAGAACATGCGGTCGAGGTCGTGGCGGGAGTAGGTGCGGAAGGCGATCAGGGTGCGGGTCGAGGCGACGCCGTGGACCTTGCGGATGTGCTCGGTCACGGTGGCGGCCAGGTCGTCGTGGCCGCCGACCCGGACCACCGCGACCAGGTCCCAGTCGCCGGCCACCGAGTAGACCTCGCTGACCCCGTCGAGGTCGGCAAGGGCCTGGGCGGTCTCGGGGGTCTGGTCGACCTCGCAGGTGACGAGCACGATGGCGGTGACCAACTCCGAACCCTCCCACCTCGGCGAACAGAGCGGGACCGTAACAGCCCGACCACGGCCGGCGCAATCGGCCGTCAGGTGCGGGGCCGCAGCCACAGCGAGGCCGTGGTGGGCTGCATCGTCTGGTCGGCGACGGCC encodes:
- a CDS encoding Lrp/AsnC ligand binding domain-containing protein — translated: MVTAIVLVTCEVDQTPETAQALADLDGVSEVYSVAGDWDLVAVVRVGGHDDLAATVTEHIRKVHGVASTRTLIAFRTYSRHDLDRMFSVGFEAGQPD